The Pseudomonas multiresinivorans DNA window CCGTGGATCGCCGCCAACAAGATCGTCGACAAGGCCAAGAACTAAGGTCCTTTCGACAAACGAAGAAACGCGGCGCTTGCCGCGTTTTTTCGTTCTGGGGTGGTGATCTGGTATAAAGCGGGAGTGCCGGGCCTGTCCGCGCCGTAGCGTACCCCGGCGAATTTCAGCCTCAACGAGTTCTCAAGGAATCGTCCATGAGTGAAGGTCACGAGGAGCCCAACAAGGCTTCCGACACCGAAGAAAGTCTGCTGCCCATCGATGAACACATCGAAGAAGGCCATGACGCCGAAGGCCGCAAGGTTCGTCATCGCGGCATTTACCTGCTGCCCAACCTGTTCACCACCGCGGCACTGTTCACCGGCCTGTACGCCATCATCAATGCCATGAGCGGTGATTTCTCCAATGCCGCCATCGCAATCTTCGTTGCCATGGTTCTGGATGGTCTGGACGGTCGTGTAGCTCGCCTGACCAACACCCAGAGTGCCTTCGGCGCCGAGTACGACTCGCTGTCCGACATGGTGGCCTTCGGTGTCGCGCCGGCTTTGGTCGCCTTCGAATGGGCGCTGAGCAGCCTGGGCAAGGTCGGCTGGATGGTCGCCTTCATCTATGTGGCCGGTGCCGCGTTGCGCCTGGCCCGCTTCAATACCCAGGTGGGCAAGGCTGACAAGCGCTACTTCATCGGTCTGGCCAGTCCGGCTGCTGCGGCGCTGGTTGCCGGTACGGTGTGGGCATTCGCTGACTTCGACGTGCAGGGTGCCAAGGTTTCCCTGCTGGTTGCCCTGATGGTCGCTGCCGCCGGCATGCTGATGGTCAGCAACATCAAGTACTACAGCTTCAAGGATCTCGATCTGCGCGGCCGTGTGCCGTTCATGGCGATCCTGGTGGTGGTGCTGGCATTTGCTGTGGTCTTCACCGACCCGCCGCGTATCCTGCTCCTGCTGTTCCTTGCATACGCGGCCTCCGGCCCGGTGCAATACTTGTTGCAATTGCGCCGTCGCAAGCAGCCGCCTGCCGTGTAATTTCCAGCGGGCTCCGCAGTCTACTGGCGCATACAGCCAGTTGTTGCGGAGCCCGTCATGCTGATCAAGTCGTCCCGTCTTTCCGATTGTCACGAGTCGGAAGTCACGCCCGAATCCCTCTATCTGTCTCGTCGCCACTTTCTCGGTGGTGCGATGGCGGCTGCCGCTCTGTCCGGATTGCCGCGTCTGAGTTTTGCCGAGGGCGGTCGCTATGCCGACGTAGCCGAAGCGGCCGCTCCTTCCTGGCTCACGGAAAAGCTCGCCGCTACTCGCTGGGACGCTGTCACGGTAAAAGATGAAGCCATCACGCCGTTTAGGGATGCGACCACCTACAACAATTTCTACGAATTCGGCCCGGACAAGGGGGATCCCGCTGCCAATGCGGGCGCCCTGAAGACCGAGCCCTGGTCCGTGGTGATCGATGGGGAGGTGGGTAAACCCGGCCAGTACGCGCTCGAGGACTTCATCAAGCCTTATCAGTTGGAGGAGCGCATCTACCGATTGCGCTGTGTCGAGGCCTGGTCGATGGTCATTCCGTGGATCGGCTTTCCGATCTCCGAGCTGATCAAGCGGGTCGAGCCGACCAGCAAGGCGAAATACCTGCGCTTCGAAACCCTGGTGGATCGCAAGGATATGCCGGGTGTGCAATCCAACTTCGCCCTGATCGACTGGCCCTATGTGGAAGGGCTGCGTATGGATGAGGCGATGCATCCCTTGGCGATTCTGGCAGTTGGCATGTACGGCCGGGTACTTGCCAATCAGAACGGTGCGCCGCTGCGTCTGGTGGTGCCGTGGAAGTACGGCTTCAAGGGAGCCAAGTCCATTGTGCGGATCAGCTTCGTCGAGGAGCAGCCAAAGACTACCTGGCAGAGTCTGGCCTCGGACGAGTATGGCTTCTATGCCAACGTCAATCCGACGGTGGACCATCCGCGCTGGAGCCAGGCGCGCGAGCGTCGCCTGCCCAGTGGACTATTCAGCCCCAATGTTCGTCCTACCCTCATGTTCAACGGCTATGCCGATGAGGTCGCTTCGCTTTATGCAGGCATGGATCTGAGGAAGGACTACTGATGCGCTATCCGTTCTGGCGGGCCGGCGTGTTTCTGGCTGCGCTGCTTCCGCCGCTCTATTGGCTGTACCAAGCGTGGATCTTCGATCTCGGTCCGGACCCGGGCAAGGTATTGGTAGATCGGTTGGGGCAGGGCGGGCTGATCCTGCTGCTTATTACCCTGTCGATGACACCGCTGCAGAAGATCACTCGCTGGGGAGGTTGGGTGCAGGTCCGTCGCCAGCTGGGGTTATGGTGCTTCACTTATATAGTGCTGCACCTGGGCGCCTATGCTGTCTTCATCCTAGGGTTGGACTGGGGGCAGCTGGGAGTCGAATTGCGCAAGCGGCCTTACATCATCGTCGGATTCATTGCCTTCCTTGGACTCCTCTCCCTGGCACTGACCTCCAACCGCTACAGCATGCGCAGACTGGGGGCGGGCTGGAAGAAACTGCATCGCCTGATATACGTCATCCTCGGTTTTGGATTACTGCATATGCTGTGGGTCGTACGGTCCGATCTGGAGCGTTGGGCGATCTATGCGGCCATAGGCCTGCTCCTGCTGCTTTTGCGGGTGCCGTCTGTGGCTCGGCGGCTACCGTCGCTACGGGGCCGCCTGGCGGCTAACTGAAGAAAGTTTAAATTAGTCGTTGACGCTCGATTTAAACTCCCTATAATGCGCACCACTCCCGGCGGCGAAACGCTGAAAGAACTTAAAAATCAAGTACTTACAGAGATTCTAGTTGGGAGTGGTGGTCAGGCAGGTGATTCACTTGCCGCTCTTCATTAGCTGCTCCGGCGGCGAGCTGAAAAGAAGATCGCCGAGGTGCTTGACAGTGAGTTTGATCGCTGTAGAATACGCCTCCCGCTGATGAGAGGTTTGACTTCTCGGAAGCCCAAGCGATTGAGTAGAAAAGAAATTTTCGAAAAATAAAGCTTGACGAAAGATGAGGTTAGCGTAGAGTGCGCGCCTCGGTTGAGACGAAAGAATCAACCAACTGCTCTTTAACAAGTTGAATCAAGCAATTCGTGTGGGTGCTTGTGATGTAAGACTGATGATCGACTGATTATCAGCAGCGCAAGTAACACTCGTGAATTCGAGAGTTTTAGCTCTTTAAATAGAGCATGCGATTGCTGAGCCAAGTTTAGGGTTTTCTCAAAACCCAAGCAGTATTGAACTGAAGAGTTTGATCATGGCTCAGATTGAACGCTGGCGGCAGGCCTAACACATGCAAGTCGAGCGGATGATGGGAGCTTGCTCCTGGATTCAGCGGCGGACGGGTGAGTAATGCCTAGGAATCTGCCTGGTAGTGGGGGACAACGTTTCGAAAGGAACGCTAATACCGCATACGTCCTACGGGAGAAAGCAGGGGACCTTCGGGCCTTGCGCTATCAGATGAGCCTAGGTCGGATTAGCTAGTTGGTGGGGTAAAGGCCTACCAAGGCGACGATCCGTAACTGGTCTGAGAGGATGATCAGTCACACTGGAACTGAGACACGGTCCAGACTCCTACGGGAGGCAGCAGTGGGGAATATTGGACAATGGGCGAAAGCCTGATCCAGCCATGCCGCGTGTGTGAAGAAGGTCTTCGGATTGTAAAGCACTTTAAGTTGGGAGGAAGGGCAGTAAGTTAATACCTTGCTGTTTTGACGTTACCAACAGAATAAGCACCGGCTAACTTCGTGCCAGCAGCCGCGGTAATACGAAGGGTGCAAGCGTTAATCGGAATTACTGGGCGTAAAGCGCGCGTAGGTGGTTTGGTAAGATGGATGTGAAATCCCCGGGCTCAACCTGGGAACTGCATCCATAACTGCCTGACTAGAGTACGGTAGAGGGTGGTGGAATTTCCTGTGTAGCGGTGAAATGCGTAGATATAGGAAGGAACACCAGTGGCGAAGGCGACCACCTGGACTGATACTGACACTGAGGTGCGAAAGCGTGGGGAGCAAACAGGATTAGATACCCTGGTAGTCCACGCCGTAAACGATGTCGACTAGCCGTTGGGATCCTTGAGATCTTAGTGGCGCAGCTAACGCGATAAGTCGACCGCCTGGGGAGTACGGCCGCAAGGTTAAAACTCAAATGAATTGACGGGGGCCCGCACAAGCGGTGGAGCATGTGGTTTAATTCGAAGCAACGCGAAGAACCTTACCTGGCCTTGACATGTCCGGAATCTTGCAGAGATGCGAGAGTGCCTTCGGGAATCGGAACACAGGTGCTGCATGGCTGTCGTCAGCTCGTGTCGTGAGATGTTGGGTTAAGTCCCGTAACGAGCGCAACCCTTGTCCTTAGTTACCAGCACGTTATGGTGGGCACTCTAAGGAGACTGCCGGTGACAAACCGGAGGAAGGTGGGGATGACGTCAAGTCATCATGGCCCTTACGGCCAGGGCTACACACGTGCTACAATGGTCGGTACAGAGGGTTGCCAAGCCGCGAGGTGGAGCTAATCCCATAAAACCGATCGTAGTCCGGATCGCAGTCTGCAACTCGACTGCGTGAAGTCGGAATCGCTAGTAATCGTGAATCAGAATGTCACGGTGAATACGTTCCCGGGCCTTGTACACACCGCCCGTCACACCATGGGAGTGGGTTGCTCCAGAAGTAGCTAGTCTAACCGCAAGGGGGACGGTTACCACGGAGTGATTCATGACTGGGGTGAAGTCGTAACAAGGTAGCCGTAGGGGAACCTGCGGCTGGATCACCTCCTTAATCGAAGATCTCAGCTTCTTCATAAGCTCCCACACGAATTGCTTGATTCACTGGTTAGACGATTGGGTCTGTAGCTCAGTTGGTTAGAGCGCACCCCTGATAAGGGTGAGGTCGGCAGTTCGAATCTGCCCAGACCCACCAATTGTTGTGGTGTGCTGCGATCCGATGGGGCCATAGCTCAGCTGGGAGAGCGCCTGCTTTGCACGCAGGAGGTCAGGAGTTCGATCCTCCTTGGCTCCACCATTAAATCGTCGAAAGCTCAGACATGAATGTTCAAGTTGAACGAACATTGATGTCTGGTCTTTGTGCCAGAACCGTTCTTTAAAAATTTGGGTATGTGATAGAAGTAGACTGAATAATCTCTTTCACTGGTGATTATTCAAGTCAAGGTAAAATTTGCGAGTTCAAGCGCGAATTTTCGGCGAATGTCGTCTTCACGTTCGAGACAATAACCAGATTGCTTGGGGTTATATGGTCAAGTGAAGAAGCGCATACGGTGGATGCCTTGGCAGTCAGAGGCGATGAAAGACGTGGTAGCCTGCGATAAGCTTCGGGGAGTCGGCAAACAGACTTTGATCCGGAGATCTCTGAATGGGGAAACCCACCTGGCATAAGCTAGGTATCTTGTACTGAATACATAGGTGCAAGAGGCGAACCAGGGGAACTGAAACATCTAAGTACCCTGAGGAAAAGAAATCAACCGAGATTCCCTTAGTAGTGGCGAGCGAACGGGGATTAGCCCTTAAGCTTCTTTGAATCTAACAGAACGCTCTGGAAAGTGCGGCCATAGTGGGTGATAGCCCCGTATGTGAAAGGTTCTTTGAAGTGAAATCGAGTAGGACGGAGCACGAGAAACTTTGTCTGAATATGGGGGGACCATCCTCCAAGGCTAAATACTACTGACTGACCGATAGTGAACCAGTACCGTGAGGGAAAGGCGAAAAGAACCCCGGAGAGGGGAGTGAAATAGAACCTGAAACCGTATGCGTACAAGCAGTGGGAGCCTACTTTGTTAGGTGACTGCGTACCTTTTGTATAATGGGTCAGCGACTTATATTCAGTGGCGAGCTTAACCGTATAGGGAAGGCGTAGCGAAAGCGAGTCTT harbors:
- the pssA gene encoding CDP-diacylglycerol--serine O-phosphatidyltransferase, with amino-acid sequence MSEGHEEPNKASDTEESLLPIDEHIEEGHDAEGRKVRHRGIYLLPNLFTTAALFTGLYAIINAMSGDFSNAAIAIFVAMVLDGLDGRVARLTNTQSAFGAEYDSLSDMVAFGVAPALVAFEWALSSLGKVGWMVAFIYVAGAALRLARFNTQVGKADKRYFIGLASPAAAALVAGTVWAFADFDVQGAKVSLLVALMVAAAGMLMVSNIKYYSFKDLDLRGRVPFMAILVVVLAFAVVFTDPPRILLLLFLAYAASGPVQYLLQLRRRKQPPAV
- the msrP gene encoding protein-methionine-sulfoxide reductase catalytic subunit MsrP; the encoded protein is MLIKSSRLSDCHESEVTPESLYLSRRHFLGGAMAAAALSGLPRLSFAEGGRYADVAEAAAPSWLTEKLAATRWDAVTVKDEAITPFRDATTYNNFYEFGPDKGDPAANAGALKTEPWSVVIDGEVGKPGQYALEDFIKPYQLEERIYRLRCVEAWSMVIPWIGFPISELIKRVEPTSKAKYLRFETLVDRKDMPGVQSNFALIDWPYVEGLRMDEAMHPLAILAVGMYGRVLANQNGAPLRLVVPWKYGFKGAKSIVRISFVEEQPKTTWQSLASDEYGFYANVNPTVDHPRWSQARERRLPSGLFSPNVRPTLMFNGYADEVASLYAGMDLRKDY
- the msrQ gene encoding protein-methionine-sulfoxide reductase heme-binding subunit MsrQ translates to MRYPFWRAGVFLAALLPPLYWLYQAWIFDLGPDPGKVLVDRLGQGGLILLLITLSMTPLQKITRWGGWVQVRRQLGLWCFTYIVLHLGAYAVFILGLDWGQLGVELRKRPYIIVGFIAFLGLLSLALTSNRYSMRRLGAGWKKLHRLIYVILGFGLLHMLWVVRSDLERWAIYAAIGLLLLLLRVPSVARRLPSLRGRLAAN